Part of the Campylobacter sp. CNRCH_2014_0184h genome is shown below.
TTTTCCTCATTCTCATTTTCGCTTTTTTCATTTTGTGCTTTTAACTCTTCTGCCTTTATTTTAGCTTGTTCAGCGCGTGCGTCATTTTGCATTTGCATAGCATTAGCTGCTACTTTGTAATCTTGTGGGCTAGGATCAGCTGGTGCCATAGCTGCAGCAATTACTTGCATTGCATTTGCTATAGTTTCTTCAGGAGTATTACCTTTTTGCATTCTTATAGGTACTTCCCCTTCGACTGCATACATTTTATTATCAGGACCTCTTGTATAGCCAAAGCTCGCAGCACCGGCTAAAGCTCCACCAGCTGCTTGGTGGGCTGCTTCATGAGCTCTTACTTCTCTGTCGATTTTTTCAAGTTCTTGTACTTGTTTTACCTCTTCAGCGCTTAAGTCTTTACCGTTGACTTTTTGAGTTTTTTCTTCTTTTTCTTGATTGTTTTTATTTTCTTTTGTTTGCTGTGGATTTTCTTTTTCAGAAATGTTTTCTTTGATTTCTTCTTTGTCTTTTTTTTGATAAGGATTTTGTGTATAAAAAGCATTGTTATAACTTGAGCTTATTTGCATAAAAATCCTTTCTAATATAATTTCATATTTTTATCACAAAAAAGTTGAAAAATTTATAAAATAAATGTTTTATAAAATGTTAAGCAAAATAAAGTATAATTTTAACTTCTTTTTATGTCAGGGTAGCTCAGCTGGCTAGAGCGCTGGTCTCATAAGCCGGAGGTCGGGAGTTCAAGTCTCCCCCTTGACACCATCTAGCTTTCAAAAAAACATTTTCCAATGATTTTTTAGTATTTTGATGATATTTTTGCAAATTTCTTTCTTTTTGCTTTCTTCTATTTGAAGCTTATCTAAAAAAGTTTCTTCAAGAGTGTTAATAAGTCGTGTGCATTCTTTTATATCAAATGTTTTTGATTCATTTAAAGATGATAATGCTTTTAATAATAAATCTTTATATTCCATAAGAGTTTTAATTTCTACCTCTGAAAGTTGAGCTAACAGAGATAGAAATTGCATAAAATTGTAAAATGGCAAATTTTATATTCCTTCTACAGTAAATCCAAAATTTCGTTCCCCATCAAAACAAGAGAAGTTAATTTTACCTTCATCATAGCTTCCCGCATCGTCATTATTAACAAAGGTAATGGAACTAAATCCTATACCTCCACTTGATACCCTAGTCATATATTTTTTTAATTCATACGAAGTTATCCTGCAATCTGGAGAATTTTTTATGTCTTCATCTTTAAATTTTAAAGAAAATTGTGAAAAAAGAGTCATAGGATTGTATCCTACTCTCCAATTTTTTCTATCTAAATAAACTTCTGGGAACAGTACTTTAACGTCATCAGATTTAAATTTTTTTAATTCGCTTGTACTTTCTCTATATTCACATTCAAGTTCTATTCTAAAATATCTAAGATGTGGGTCATCAACATATAGATTTATAGTTGTTTCTCCATTGGTATATAATCTGCTAAGATCTTTTTCGCTTTTAACTCCATCTGGCAGTATAACTTTAATAAATCCCGGCTTTAAATGAGTTATTGTTACCGGAAAATGTTTCACATAATAAACTTCATATGGATATAACAAACCATAAGGAAATATAATTTTTGGCAAGAAAAATTTTTCCCATTTATAGGAAATTTTTTGATCCATTTTTTTTCCTAATGTCGAAGCATTTATTGTTATTTCATTTTCAAATGGATCTTTAGAAGTAATAGTTGCTTTAGCTTCACCCTGAGAATTGAATTTGCTATCTTTATTGATTATTGTCCCATCTCCTTGGATGTTCCATGTGATTTCAGAATTTAATCGTCCTCCAGTAATTTTTATTTCAGATTGTTCATTGAGTTTATTGTAAAACCAATTTCGATTTGACTGTATTTGTAGATTATATTGATAAAGTTTGATTTTATCTAAATTAAGTTCCTCTTTAACGCTACCTTGTTTAGTATAACTAAACTTAATAGTAAGTTCTTTAACACTAAAATCACCAATACCATTAAATTCTAAAACAGCTTCACCATTTTCATTAACATTAAAGCTGTCTTTTTTAGCTTTTACTCCATTGCTTCCAGTAATTTTATCAATAGTGGAATTTGGTAATAAGCCACTTACTTTAATGCTAAAATCATCTATATAATCTATAGTTTTTGCTTGAGCTTTAAAGCTCGGATATTCTATTTTAGGAGTATAGGTTTTAGATTCATAAGGCAATTCTTTACTTAAATCTTTACCCATAGTATTTACACTAATGATAGGATTAGCTTTAAATGGAGCTTTAGAAGTAATAGTTGCTTTAGCCTCACCACTAGCATTAAATGTTGCTTCTTGACTACCTAAAGTAGCATCTCCACTTAAACTCCATTCTATTTTTTCATTAGGCTTGCCACCTTTTAAAGTTACTTCTACATGATCAAGTTTAGGATCTTTTAAAGCTTTGATGTTTTCACTTTCATAAGCATGGATTTTATCTTTACTAAAACTAATGCTTGGGGTGTATTGGTGGAGTTTAATCTCTCCACTTACTTCTTGAGTACTAGCTGTGCTTTGATTATAAGTAGCAATGATTTGTAATCTTTTAATATTAAAATCTTTTATTCCTTCAAATACTATCTTACTCTCACCTTTATCATCGGCTGTGCTTTCTTTATCGCTACTAATTCTTAAAGTCTTATTGCTTTGTATATCTTTAGCTTTCCATAAAACTTTTGTTTTTGGCATTAAACCTTTAAGTTTTACTTCAAAGTTGCTTTTATAATCAATCATTCCTTTTTCAAAGTCTTGATGAGTCACAGGATCTTTTCCAGTAGGAAGTTCCATAGTAGCTGTATAATTTTTAATCTCTAAATCTTTACTTTTTTCTTTTACTAACT
Proteins encoded:
- a CDS encoding putative metalloprotease CJM1_0395 family protein, yielding MQISSSYNNAFYTQNPYQKKDKEEIKENISEKENPQQTKENKNNQEKEEKTQKVNGKDLSAEEVKQVQELEKIDREVRAHEAAHQAAGGALAGAASFGYTRGPDNKMYAVEGEVPIRMQKGNTPEETIANAMQVIAAAMAPADPSPQDYKVAANAMQMQNDARAEQAKIKAEELKAQNEKSENENEEKTNSNSKAIKSYTQNVSQDYIGSQYNKSA